From the Parafrankia discariae genome, the window CGGCGTCCGCCCCGGCCAGCCCGTCGCCCCACCGGCGGGGGACGGCCGTGGCGGCATCGCCGGGCTGCCCGACCTGCGCAACCAGCTCCGGAACTGAAAGCCCGGCTCCGCAACGGGCGGTGCCGGCCAGCACCGCCGGGCCGGTACCGCCGGGCGGCCCCGGCGGTACCGGCCCGGCGGGCACCGCCGTTGTGAGTTGTCTCAGCCCGTCCGTGTGCTGGTCAGGCAACACACTTCGGCGGGTGGGCCCCGGCGGGGCCGGGTCGTCAGGTTTCGCTCAGTCTGGCGCGGACGAGTTCGGACACCCGCTTCCCGTCGGCCCGGCCGGCGACGCGCGCCTGCGTGGCCTTCATCACCTGGCCCATCGCCTTCATCCCGGTGAGCCCGAGCTCCGCCATCACCTCGTCGACGATCGTCCGCAGCTCGTCCTCGCCGAGCTGGCTGGGCAGGTACCCGGCGAGGACGTCGCCCTCGGCGTTCTCGCGGCCGGACTGCTCGGGCCGCCCGGCGGCGGCGAACGCCTCCGCCGCCTCCCGGCGCTTGCGGACCTCTCGGGCCAGGATCTTCTCGACCTCGGGGTCGTCGAGCTCCCGGGCGGTGGTGCCGGCGACCTCCGCGTCCTTCACCGCGGAGAGGGCAAGGCGCAGCGTCGACAGGCGCAGGTCGTCACGTGCTCGCATCGCGACAGTGAGATCCTCGCGCAGCCGCTCCTTGAGTGTGCTCATGGTCAACGAGCCTACGGCCCACCCGCACCGGCGGCCACGCGGTTTCCGCGGCGCGGCCCCGGATCGCCGGGTCGTCGTGCGGCTGGGCGAGACTGGACCGATGCGACCGAGCCGGGGAACTGTCCGCGCGGTGTCGGGGCTCGCGGCCGCGGG encodes:
- a CDS encoding GatB/YqeY domain-containing protein; protein product: MSTLKERLREDLTVAMRARDDLRLSTLRLALSAVKDAEVAGTTARELDDPEVEKILAREVRKRREAAEAFAAAGRPEQSGRENAEGDVLAGYLPSQLGEDELRTIVDEVMAELGLTGMKAMGQVMKATQARVAGRADGKRVSELVRARLSET